A segment of the Desulfovibrio intestinalis genome:
GGCCCCGGTCCGTTGCACGGCCTCCCGTCAAGAAGCATGCTCCCGGCATCCAGGGGTATAAACCCTGCCGCCAGTTGCAAAAAAGTGCTTTTTCCGCAACCGCTGGCCCCGATAAGCGCCGTTATAGACCCTTGCGCAAGAGCCATATCAACACCGGGCAGCACCACATGCTGGCCGTAACTTTTTTGCAGCCCCTGGCAAATGAAGTATCCTTTCATCGCACAACACCCGGCAGCCGCGATAAAACCCGAACAAGCAAGGCATCACAAACAGCACCAAGCACGGCTATAAGCACAATCCCGCTCAGCAGCACGTCCACCCGGCCATTCATGCGCGCGTCCATAATCAGTGCGCCCAGGCCATCAGGCACGCCGGTAAGCTCTCCCAGCACCAGATAGGCAAAGCTCATCCCAAGCGCCACCCGCAAGCCTGCGCATACCTGCGGCATGGCCCACGGCAAAATAACCCCTGTAAAGAGCTTCGGGCGCGAGTATCCGAGCATGCGCCCCGCGTTGATCAGATTTTGCGGCACTGACGCCGCAGCGGCAGCCGCGCTGAAATACACCGGAAAAAATCCCGCCAGTGCGATAAGACTGACGGTAGTCATAAATCCCACTCCAAGCCATATAAGGGCCAGAGGCAGCCAGCTTATACCCGGAACGGACTTCACCCCATTGATGGATGAAGACAGCAGGCGCGATACCGTGGAGCTTCTGCCCGACCACAACCCCAGAAGCAAACCGGGTACGACAGCCAGCGTATAGCCGCAGGCCACACGCCACAGGCTTGCAGCGGCGTCACCCCAGAAGCGCCCGCCGTAGGCCGATCCGTGGTCCCCCGCCATATAGGTAAAAATGGTACGGGCAACTTCCACAGGTGACGGAAGCAACCACTCTGAAACAAGGCCCAGCGCCGTTGCGGCCCACCATGCCGCCAGTATAAAAAGCGGGAGGCACCAGGGCAGGATTCGGGATTCCCTGCCGTCAGTCATGCTTGGCGGCGTCAGTGCGCAGGGCGTTTACAAAGGTACGGTCTACAAGCTTGTTGTAATCCGGTTCCTGCTTGATGATGCCAAGGGCTTTCATGCGCGCGCCCAAGGCCGCCAGCCGCAGCATGAACGCATCATCCATATCCCACGTCAGTTCAATATTTCTGGCAGAGGCTTCAAGCAAACCGCGGTCTACGCCAAACAGGCCCGAAGCCGTATCCAGCCACAATTTTTTGTCTGCAACCAAAGCTTCCGTGGCGGCCTTGTGCGCGGCAACCATTCGCAGGGCCTGATCTGGATGCTCTTTTATGAAATCCTCACGCATGAGCATGCCGCTGTTGATCGTGCCAATGCTGTCCCCGTAATAAGGATAGGCCAGAATGCGCCCAAATCCCTGCATGACAGACTGTGTGGGAAAGGGTTCGCCAGAAAGAAAGGCATCCACATTGCCCTTGGCAAGGGCTGTCCCCATGTCAAAAAAATCAATGCGCATCAGCGTAACATCGCGGTCAGGGTCAATACCTTCGCGCTGCAGAAGCTCGCGCAGCAAAATTTCGTGCATGGTGCCGGGCACATAGGCGATGCGCTTTCCTTTAAGGTCAGCCGCCGTGTGTATGGGCCCGTCCTTTGCCACCACAAGGGCCGAGCACTTGCTGCCCAGTGTTGCCACAAGCTTGACGGGCTCCCCCCGTGAGGCGGCCTGAATCGCCAGCGCCAGCGTTGTGCCTGTCATGTCCAGACTGCCAGCAAGCAAGGCGGATTTTTGATCAGCAGGGTTCGTAAAGGGGTGCACATCAACCTTCAGACCCGGATTCGCCGATGCTGCATACTTTTCATACAAAAACGGCTGGATGGTCTGGGCGGTCTTCCAGGTGCCAACGTGCCAGACCTCAGCCGCTTGCGCCGCGCTCGACGCCCCCACAGCCCACATGCCTATTCCCAGCAGGGCAAGAACCCTAAGGACGCCGCGCAGGGTCGCGCCTGTCACATCTTTTTTACACGCTGCCACAGCGGCCTCCCCTCATAAAAATTCTATAGTGGACGAGAATCCCACGAAATACACGCGCTCTGCCATCAGACTGCGCGTAAACAAGCTGAAATCAGCCCAAATCCGGCGGATACGTTTCAAACGCGAGCAGCTGCGCCGCCAGCATTTGCGCTGCCAGCCCTCTGTAATCAACTTTGGTTTGCTTGGGCTTTATCTAGTTGACCTAGTCTAGTATGGATATAAAAAACGCCACTTTTCTGCCCATGTCAACTTACCTTGCAAAAACATGTGATATATTCGGCTGTATCCACATAATTTTTTAGTTAAATCACTTTATCTTCATGTATGTCAGCAGCTCATAGCCGTGCAACACAACCATCAGGTTCAGAGCGGCGTTGATGAACACTGCACAGCTATTCAATGTAATTGCGGCATGTTGGCGTATTTTTCATTTGCAAGGCACGCTATCCTTTATTTTTCAGAATTTATTGACAAATATTAATAACATGGGGCAGTTCTTAGTATGAAATTCCGTCGGAACCAAAAATTGCCTATCAACAGACGACGCACCCCATCCGCATTAAAAAAATCTGCTTTAATTCTGCAACTACAGCCATTCTGACTTTGCCTTGATTTATGGCTCCATAAGCGTAAACCCGAAATTCAGCCGAGGAAAAGCCCATGCACAAATTTTGGCATCTGATTTCCCTATGCCTTGCGCTCGGCCTGATCGCCACAACAACGGCAAAAAGTGAAGAAACCTCGTCTGTGAAGGATGAGGGTGAGCTTGTTCGTGTGGTCGTGCTTTCCCGGCATGGCGTGCGTTCTCCTACGCAATCCCGCGAAACGCTGGCCGCCTGGAGTACACGAACGTGGCCCCAATGGCCCGTGCAGCAGGGCTTGCTGACCAAACGAGGAGCCTTGCTGACATCCGCCATGTGGGAAAACCTGCGGCTACGGTTTATCCGTGCTGGCCTGGATCTGACCGCCGAGCAAGTTTATGTGCGTGCGGACGTGGATCAACGCACACAGGCCACGGCTCGCGCGCTGCTGGACGGCCTGCACCTGTCCTCTACCCCCTTTGCCGTGTCCAAGGGCAGGCTTGACCCTCTGTTTCATCCCGTCAAGGCGGGCACATGCGCCTTTGATGCGCAATCTGTACGTGAAGACATTCTGCGGCAGGCGGGAGGAAGCCTCGAACATCTGGCGCGTGAGCTTGAAGAACCGTTGCGGCGCATCAGCGACCTTGTGGCCCCGGTCAGCCCGGCGCTCTGCCAAAAGTGGAAGTTGCCCCCGGATTGTGCCCTTGCCGACATACCCGGGGTGATTGAAGTGAAGGGCAATGAGCATGCGGTCAATCTACAGGGCGGACTGGCCATAGCCTCCAGCCTGGCGGAAATATTTTTGCTGGAATACGCACAATGGCCAGACAAGCTGCCAGCCTGGGGTCAGGCCAACGACGCAGTGCTGCGCCAAATTTTGCCCATTCACAACAAGATTTTTGATCTGGTTAACCGTGCCCCCGCCGTGGCAGGCCCGCGAGGCAGCGCCCTGCTGCATGAAATGGCGGCAGCATTGGCCGGAACCCATGTGGATTCCCGTGTGAATCAGGCCCGGCTGACCGTACTTGTTGGGCACGACACCAATATTTCCAACATCGGAGGACTGCTTGGCATAAACTGGCAGTTGCCTGAACAGGGAAACAGCGCTATTCCCCCTGCTGGCATGCTGGCGTTTGAGCTGCGGCAAAAGCACTCGCAGCAGATGATACGCATCGTATTCTGTGCCCAGTCGCTGAACACAATGCGCGAGTGGACTGAAGCGGCTCCGCTGGCCGAAGCTGCGCCCGTCTGCGTGCCCGCGCGATTGACCTCTGGCGAAATGGCGCTATATACAGCAGAAGCCTTTTCGCAACGTGTTCAATCAGCTGTGCGGTCGCAATGCATGCCCGAAGAAGCGGAACACCTGCGCGAGCAGGCAGGTTTGTAAACTGACGCTTTTGCCTTGCAAAGGCTGATGTTCACCTACTGCAAGGCGGGCATTGCCCTCAAATGGTCTGAATACGCGGGTGGCCGTGCTTTAACCGAGCAGGGGCCCATAAACACGAAGCATTGTTTGCGCAGCCCGAGCGAATCAGGCCGTCTAAGGATTTTCAATCCTTTCAGGTTGCGGTCCATACGCTCGGCTAGAGCATGTTCACTTTGAAAAAGTTTAACTGCTCCCAAGTTCATGAATACCACCCCTAGGGGTGATGCAATTATCTGGCTGAAGAGATTCACCCAAAAGAAGAATTATGTATTCC
Coding sequences within it:
- a CDS encoding ABC transporter permease translates to MTDGRESRILPWCLPLFILAAWWAATALGLVSEWLLPSPVEVARTIFTYMAGDHGSAYGGRFWGDAAASLWRVACGYTLAVVPGLLLGLWSGRSSTVSRLLSSSINGVKSVPGISWLPLALIWLGVGFMTTVSLIALAGFFPVYFSAAAAAASVPQNLINAGRMLGYSRPKLFTGVILPWAMPQVCAGLRVALGMSFAYLVLGELTGVPDGLGALIMDARMNGRVDVLLSGIVLIAVLGAVCDALLVRVLSRLPGVVR
- a CDS encoding ABC transporter substrate-binding protein is translated as MAACKKDVTGATLRGVLRVLALLGIGMWAVGASSAAQAAEVWHVGTWKTAQTIQPFLYEKYAASANPGLKVDVHPFTNPADQKSALLAGSLDMTGTTLALAIQAASRGEPVKLVATLGSKCSALVVAKDGPIHTAADLKGKRIAYVPGTMHEILLRELLQREGIDPDRDVTLMRIDFFDMGTALAKGNVDAFLSGEPFPTQSVMQGFGRILAYPYYGDSIGTINSGMLMREDFIKEHPDQALRMVAAHKAATEALVADKKLWLDTASGLFGVDRGLLEASARNIELTWDMDDAFMLRLAALGARMKALGIIKQEPDYNKLVDRTFVNALRTDAAKHD
- a CDS encoding histidine-type phosphatase; this encodes MHKFWHLISLCLALGLIATTTAKSEETSSVKDEGELVRVVVLSRHGVRSPTQSRETLAAWSTRTWPQWPVQQGLLTKRGALLTSAMWENLRLRFIRAGLDLTAEQVYVRADVDQRTQATARALLDGLHLSSTPFAVSKGRLDPLFHPVKAGTCAFDAQSVREDILRQAGGSLEHLARELEEPLRRISDLVAPVSPALCQKWKLPPDCALADIPGVIEVKGNEHAVNLQGGLAIASSLAEIFLLEYAQWPDKLPAWGQANDAVLRQILPIHNKIFDLVNRAPAVAGPRGSALLHEMAAALAGTHVDSRVNQARLTVLVGHDTNISNIGGLLGINWQLPEQGNSAIPPAGMLAFELRQKHSQQMIRIVFCAQSLNTMREWTEAAPLAEAAPVCVPARLTSGEMALYTAEAFSQRVQSAVRSQCMPEEAEHLREQAGL